The window GGACAAGGGCATGGAATGATAGGACAAGAAAAATGGCCCTAAGCTGAAGGCAGGCAGATTTAGATTAGGTGTTGGGAAGGAATTTCtgactgtgagggtgggcaggccctggcacaggttgccctgagaagctgtgtctgcccctggatccctggcagtgtccaaggccaggctggatggagcttggagcagcctgggacagtggaaggtggcCCTGCCCATGACGGGGACGGCACTGGGTGGTCATTAAAAGTCCCTTCCACCCAGACCATTCCATGTCTCTATGACTGTGCTGCCCCTCCCTGCCATGCCCAGCACACAGAACCAGCCCCTCTGTGACAGCGGCTCTGGGCCGGGGGCACTGTGAGCACCACAaaggctgtgggtgctgtggcgGTGGCTGCACTGGAGGTGACACCTCGGTTCTGGCTGCTGCCACCTGCACTGGCACCAATGGCTTTTCTGTGGCTTCTCatcctgctggccctggcctGGCCCGTGGGAGGCACCTGGGACACCTGCAGGTCGGTGGCCCCACTTAGGGGGCTCCCTTTAGGGGCCCCACATGTTCCCCACACCCACACCACAGTGTTCCAGCCTCACTCCCTGGCCAGTGCCCAGGTACTGGCACAAcctgtgtgcagggctgccACAGAACAGAAGGACAGATGTGCCCCTCAGGCATCCCAGATCTTTCTGCCACTCAGaactgggctggaagggatgaCAGGGGACTTTCAGCCTGAGTAGAGCAGCCACTGAGCAGAACAGTGATGGCTTTGTGTTACAGAAGGACCTGTGGGCTCCGGCCCATGGCTTCTGACCACAGCTCTGCAGTTCTCGACTATGGCTCCGtggcttctgctgctggcacgTCCCATGTCATGGGTGGCACCAGTGTCCAGCCAGGGGCCTGGCCTGGCATTGTCAGCATCCAGGCCACCTGGGAGAACGGCACGTGGCACATGTGCACCGGTGTCCTCCTCAGCTCCCAGTGGGTCCTCACGGTCGCACACTGCTTCGCCAGGGGCGGGTAAgaaacagcagggacagagatgtccccagagcacagccaggtgCCCAGGTGACAGCACCACGTGCCACTTTCATCCCGGctctttcctctctgcttcCCTGCCCGCCTTGGGAAGCAGAAGGCAGGGAAATGCTGGGCCACTGCAGCCCgtggctctgctccctgtcacccctgtcccctctctaGGGACATCTCCACGTGGGAGGTGGTGTTGGGGGCCATAGATCTGACTCAGCTGGGCCCTGAGGCTGAGGTGAGACACATCCAGAGGCTCCTGGTACACCGGCACTACGTGCCTGCCACGGCGAGGAATGACATcgccctgctggagctggagcagcccgTGGAGTGCAGCGACTACATCCAGCTGGGCTGCGTGCCCGACGCCTCGCTCAGGGTCTCGGAGCTGAAATCCTGCTACATCGCCGGCTGGAACTTTGCCAGAGGTGAGTTCCCATGCAGGATGTGCGCCCTGAGGGAGAGCTGGGCATGCCAGGGACACAGGCTGGGCACCCTGGGGACGTGGAGTGGCCACAGACAGAGTCCAGCTGCGGGATGGCAGCAGGGCCGGGGCTCGGAGCAGCccgggctgggggagggggTCCATGcctgggggggcgggggggtgCGGCGTGGTCATGGAACTGGATGgactttaaggtcctttcccacccaaacaattccatgacTGTGAAGCTTCTGGAGAGATGGGTCTGGCCCCTTCCCCAGAGCcaacagctggacacagctggacgAGTCACTTGGAGGCAAAGGCAGTCCCAGGGAAGGGGTTGAGCCAGACCAGGGGAAGCAGTTCACCccaggcaggggaggggatgggCACCGACCTGCTGGGGGCTCATTCCCTTCTGTGCCCACAGCTCAGGGAACAGGCATGGTGCTGCAGGAGTCCAAGGTCCACCTGATGGACACGGAGCTCTGCAACAGCAGCCGGTGGTATGCGGGGACCATCCACCCCCGCAACCTGTGTGCTGGGTACCCGCAGGGCAGCATCGACACCTGCCAGGTAGGAGTGTGTGATGAGtccctcagcccccagcagAACAAGAACCCCTCATCccccaaacacagcccagcacaAGCTGGGCCTGGCCTGGCACTCTGCCACCCTTGGGTCTCTACCACTGCCTGGGCTGCCCTTCCTTTCCCCATCTGTGCATCCCTGCCCTTTATCCTGGGGCTGCCCTTCTCTTCTTCACCTGTTGGTCCCCTTGTCCCCAAAGCCCAGTCCTGTGCACAAAGCCCCTTCAGTGCCCCCAGAAAACCCAAAGTACGGATGTGACCCTGGAACATCTGTCCCCCGCACATCTGGGACCCATGTGCAGAGATGAGAGAGCCCccgagctgctcccagcccagggccTGGAGGCTCTGGACCCTGAGCTGAACcttcccaggctgggaatgcagacctggcaggggctgggagagaggagccagccctggggatgggagagaggagaaaaccttgggatgggagagaggagaaaaccttgggatgggagagaggagaaaaccttgggatgggagagaggagaaaacccTGGGGATGGGAGAGAGGAGCAAACCctggggatgggagggaggaGGCAGCCCTGGGGATGGCAGCAGCCCACCACAGCCTCTGATCTtctctcctggcacagggggacagtgggggtcCCCTCGTCTGCAAGGACAACAGAGCCGACTACTTCTGGCTTGTGGGAATGAACAGCTGGGGAAAAGGCTGTGACAGAGCCAGGCACCCCGGGGTCTACACCTCCACTCAGCACTTCTACAACTGGATCCTGCTCCAGACGGGCCTGAGCCCAGCAGAAAGAGCCGGTCCAGCACCGGAGCCAGTTGTCACCTTGGCCCCTGAGCAGAGTCTGGAACCAGAGGAACCAGAAGAACCAGAGGAACCAGAGGAACCAGAGGAACACATCCGCTTGACCCCCGAGTACAGCCAGCGACCAGTGGTGACATCCTCGGGCACGTCACTGCCCGTGCTGTTCCCACACCAGATCCTGGTGCAATTCTGGAATCTGCTGCAGGAGTTCCTGCAGTTTCTGAAGGACAAAGAAGCTTGAGCAGCAACAGGATGAGCAGGACCCAGGGCTACAGTGGACCACAGCATTTCCTGCCAGGCCAAAGGTAGCCTTGGGCCAGAGGCTTCTCTGTCCTGCCcgtgctgctctgctgtggccaCACCGATGCTGATGTGACTGAAGGGTTGAAGTAAAGTTTCTGCATTCAT is drawn from Poecile atricapillus isolate bPoeAtr1 chromosome W, bPoeAtr1.hap1, whole genome shotgun sequence and contains these coding sequences:
- the LOC131592449 gene encoding acrosin-like is translated as MASDHSSAVLDYGSVASAAGTSHVMGGTSVQPGAWPGIVSIQATWENGTWHMCTGVLLSSQWVLTVAHCFARGGDISTWEVVLGAIDLTQLGPEAEVRHIQRLLVHRHYVPATARNDIALLELEQPVECSDYIQLGCVPDASLRVSELKSCYIAGWNFARAQGTGMVLQESKVHLMDTELCNSSRWYAGTIHPRNLCAGYPQGSIDTCQGDSGGPLVCKDNRADYFWLVGMNSWGKGCDRARHPGVYTSTQHFYNWILLQTGLSPAERAGPAPEPVVTLAPEQSLEPEEPEEPEEPEEPEEHIRLTPEYSQRPVVTSSGTSLPVLFPHQILVQFWNLLQEFLQFLKDKEA